The genomic window aatcaagagtcggacacttaaccgactgaaccactcaggcatccccaAAACCTTAAATTTTGATGCATATGCTGTTCTTCTGGAAATGTACAGGACAGGAAAACTGATATTCTAAGATCAGCTTACCTGAAAAAGACATGTTATAAAAAGTATGTGCATGTACCCTTAACTAAAAGTTCTTAAACATTTCTAAGCTCAAATGATGTTGTAAAATGTTAGAAATGTACAGACAGACCATACAACCATTAACATGTACGCCATTACATGTAAAAACAAAGCAGATTTGGATTATgtgatcatttttaattttaataaaatagataatttcATATTACATAGAGAGCAAGTCCATCCACTCATCattgataaaattttagaaatattttctataaaaagttTAGTACTTGATTGGGAATGAATCCATTAGAACATGATTTCTATAGGTACAGTGTTCCCATCCTCACCCCCattcttattaattttgagaaaatttaaaaatacagaaaagtacaaaaaataagacaagatATCCATATACCACAATCAGAATTATCCagtattttgatatatttacttGCAGTCTTTAGTTTTTAAGAGAAatggatatttatatataaaaatgaaacccCCCCTTTAAACAGTCCCCATCCCATCCCTCCCACACtcatccccttccctgctccactCTTCACAAGCAACCACTATCAAGAGTTTGGTCTGTATCCTTCCAAtccatttcaaaaacattttaaaaacatacatacatatatttatccaTTACCAATACATAGTACTGAATTTTGTGAGTAAAGTTTTagttaaaatttacaaaatgcatTGTAATATATGTTATTCTGCAACTTCATTTTCCCCCTTCAACATGATTTTTGAGATCTTTTTCTGTAATATAGATCTCATTTGCTAAATTTTACAGATATACAGTATTCCATCATAAGTATTTTCCGTTTTACTCCCCATGGGCATTTAAGGTGTTTCCAACTTATGGCTAACTACAAATCATGCCACAGTAAGCAGACTGGTACATATTTCCTAAGCATAGAAATTCAGAGAATTTTTGAGCTTATTATAAGGAATGTCTCCCTACTCCCAAGGTCATAACCATTTCGGTATACAGCTTATATTCTTGTTCTTATCCTCTTGGTTCTTACCTCTGTTTATAGTTCATGGTCTGTTTTTTCCTTGGAGAACAAATTACCTCCAAATCACTTTTTACATAGTCCCATTATCTTCTCACCTCCTATTGCCATTTCTACcatattctaaattttaataGATGCATAGGTGTTTCCAGAATCTCTTCTGTTCTACTAAATCAATACCACAAAAGTCTCTTCCTTGCCAATACTTAAAACTTATATTTTGATTACATTGGTGAAGATCTCCAGATAAATGCAGACAGCAATAAGAAGCATGTTTGGTGGAAATGCGTCTAAAGTTTCAGCATTACCTAGGCCATCAGCTTTTCTGGGGGCCCAGgatttttatcatataaatgTCTTTCTCTTCAGTATAAATTCCATGGTGTCCAGTAactttttagcttttgttttcctcatttgtgatATATATTCTTTCAGTATGATCATTTCTGATGTGCTATGAGGTTTAAATTCCTGATGAACACTTTCCAATTTTTATGATATTTACAGGGTTTTTTAATGAGTATGAATTTTCTGGTGTCTAATATGGTGTGACTTCTGGCtaaaagctttcccacattcactacatTGATAAGGCTTCTTACCTGTGTGTATTCTCAGATGCAGGGCAAGGGTTGAGAATTGAGagaaagctttcccacattcattacaacCATAGGGTTTCTCACCTGTATGGCTTCTCACATGCACAGTAAGAGATGAACTTTGAGAGAAGGCTTTTCCACATACATTGCATTCGTAAGGTTTATCACCTGAATGAATTCTCACATGTACGATAAGTGATGTTCTTTGAgagaaggcttttccacattcattacattcatagggtttctctccagtgtgaatgTTTTGATGTTTTATGAGGTACTTCTTCTGGCCAAAAGCTGTTCCACACTCATTACATTTAAAGGGTTTCTCCCCAATATGAATTTTCTCATGCTCGGTAAGGTTAGATTTGCCACTGAAGGTttttccacattccttacatACAAAaggcttctctcctgtgtgagttctctgGTGTCTGATGAGGTTTGACTTCTGAATGAAAGCTTTCCCACAATCCTTACACTcaaaaggtttctctccagtgtgaatttTCTGATGGGTGAGAAGGTTTTCTTTCTGGCTGAAGGATTTTCCACACTCATTACATTCAAAAAGCTTCTCTCCGGTATGGGTGTTCTGATGTTTAATAACATATTGCTTCTGgctaaaggcttttccacattcgtTACATTCAAAAGGTTTCTCTCTATTATGAAAATGTTCATGCTCAGTAAGATTTGATTTGTGGCTGAAGACTTTCCCACATACCTTACAGGCAAAGGGGTTTTCCCCACTACAAATTTTCTGCTGACTGAGGTGTGACATCTGAATGgaagctttcccacattcacaaggtttctctccagtatgaatttttTTGATGAATTAGGGTTTACTTTTGGCTGAAGGAATTTCCATATTTCTTACATTTGTAAGGATTCTCTGTGTATGACCTTTCAAATATAGAGGAAGGGATAAAGTTTGAGAGAAGACTATATCATACTCAGTACATTTAAAAGCtttctgtccaaattttctaatGATCAACGAAGTTTTGTTATATTCACTGGTTTCTCTCCAGtaaaaaattttcttctgctCAGAGATCTATCATCTAGCTAAAGGCTCTTCAGTATTCCTTAGAACAGGGTTTCCCTTAAGCCTGACTTCTACATTTAATGAGGTGTGACATGTGAGTGAAAGTTTTGCCACATTCAGTAATTTCATAGGGTTTTTCTATGGAGTTCAAATGGTTTTAACTGAAGACATTTCCACACTGATTTACATTTAAAGGGGGTTATTAGCATAAGGAGCAAGCAGAGGCAGGATTTCCTAGTTAAATTAATGATTCTCCCCTACACAACTTCCCTCACAATTAAGTCTAAATTTTGTTTCACACTCTTTCCAGGTAAGTTGAAAAAGGTGTTTCCTTAAAGATATAAGGTCTGCGATCAGAAGAAGTATCCTTCCAATTTTCTTAGTTCACTGCTTTTTTTCCTCAGTCTGTACTTTACTGGAGATGGATGCAACTTGCCTCCCAAATCTTGTTGCCTCTCTATCTGCTCATCATCTTCTCAGGCTTCTTCTAAAACGGAGTACAAAGAATCATCATTCAATGGAGTTAATGTATAAAATGCTTAGTCCTGTGGCTGCAAATGATAAGCACTCAATAATGTTAGCTTTACGttatcattatttataaattttcccATTACTAGTAATAAAATTATGGATTGTGCTGTGGGATGAACTTTGGAAGCCCATCTCACAGTAAGAAAAAAGCCTCATGACCAATGTCACCAAGTAACTTTTGAGAAGAAAACCTTTGTGGAGGTATCTTCATAGAAAATTAACGTTCAAAGTAACACACAAAGCTTAAGGATTACTCTTGAAAAATAATCTTTCCCATTAATTAGCTCAGCAAATTGAATGTCACAAACAATGAAGAATTAACAAGTAGGATAAAAAGATGACATAAAATTGAGAAAGTCTCCCAGGATAcctaagaaaagggaaggaattaACCAATAACTGCTTCCTTCCAAAATCTCATTAAACAGACAAGGGTACAAGctcacaagaaaaaaaggtaTGATCAGAGACATCAGTATACACAGACATCAACAAATTTTCCAATAACAAAAGCACACAGAAAATTTTCAACGCAGCAGAGCTGAGGAAGTTCAAGTATGTAAAGGTGCTGCAGAAGAAGATGCCGATGTCAAGTAAGCCAATTTATGCCACAAAATATCAGAAAGACTCAGGAAATGGAGGGAATCAAGTACctcaaaagaaggaataaaggatGGTAGCTGAAAAAAAGATCATGTAAGTTGCCATTGGAGCACTACTTTTCCTGTCAGGAAGACAAAGGACCACTCCTTTGTATGAATGGAAATTATTCGATGCAGAAATTTATTCAGAGAAGCTCCAGAACCCAGGACACCCAGCAAATGAGAGGACAAGGGAAAGGTGCTACACAGAAATCAATGGGATTAAATCTATACATAATATAGTGGAACGTCCCAAGATATTCTGCAGCTAATGCCAAAAAATGCTGTCAACCAGGTAAATATACCAGGAGAACCTGAAAGGCACATGAAAAACCTCAGTAGGATACCCTTCCAAGATGGTTGTCATTTGtagtcatttttttgtttgtttaagctaAAACAAATGACCTGGCCAGCAGGGTTTGTGTAAAGCAGTATAATCATTCAGGGATCCTGGGTCCATAaggcattttactttttttttttttttttaagattttatttttaagtaatctctacaccgaatATGAAGCTCAAagtcacaaccctaagatcaagagtcgcacgcccATCAacaaagccagccaggcaccttgtggcattttattttttttcttttatatagagtagtgaattctgaatttttttttaaacatttattttgagagacagagagcaggggagggcagggagagagggagacagaatccaaagcaggctccaggctctgagctgtcagcacagagcccgacatggggcttaaactcacaagccatgagatcatgatctgagccaaagtcggatgcttaaccgactgagccatccagaagcccaacatttttttttttttaacttttatttgcattattttatgcAGAATTTACTCCCCAGCcattaagtttttgtttcttcagtttcttctggggtatcttttacttacttactttttttttttttttttaagtttatttattttgagaaagagagaatgagcaggtgaagggca from Panthera tigris isolate Pti1 chromosome E2, P.tigris_Pti1_mat1.1, whole genome shotgun sequence includes these protein-coding regions:
- the ZNF146 gene encoding zinc finger protein OZF translates to MSHLSQQKICSGENPFACKVCGKVFSHKSNLTEHEHFHNREKPFECNECGKAFSQKQYVIKHQNTHTGEKLFECNECGKSFSQKENLLTHQKIHTGEKPFECKDCGKAFIQKSNLIRHQRTHTGEKPFVCKECGKTFSGKSNLTEHEKIHIGEKPFKCNECGTAFGQKKYLIKHQNIHTGEKPYECNECGKAFSQRTSLIVHVRIHSGDKPYECNVCGKAFSQSSSLTVHVRSHTGEKPYGCNECGKAFSQFSTLALHLRIHTGKKPYQCSECGKAFSQKSHHIRHQKIHTH